The following proteins are encoded in a genomic region of Thalassophryne amazonica chromosome 5, fThaAma1.1, whole genome shotgun sequence:
- the LOC117509873 gene encoding natterin-2-like → MNPSVLLVTLLLLSWTSAEKDLKVRVARSSNDETNLHWVKCEGSVPDGAVSIQNTYVSPARTEYVCKSSCQAGYYSTKDSKCHYPYGTREMSSSSNCYILVNRDNFELLEWKDGYDGSVPEIAVSTCENNKIYVGKSAYGLGKIDPSNHCLYYVWNGAETCTKTYQALTVNKNIIEQTMKDVKFQTEGVSVIVGKPEVMRSSTVKNQHCHEVKDAVTLTKDISTEERWDVINSVTFDVKTTVTAGFPDIGSGTLEIGTEATWEFTKGDSQTDTQSYSISVPVPVPPKQSCTVSMLAQVNKADIPFTATLIRTYGSGQKTQTKAKGVFRMTQIAEIQANIEQCTIIGDVKDCPKASK, encoded by the exons ATGAATCCGTCAGTGCTGCTCGTGACCCTGCTGCTTCTGTCCTGGACCAGTGCAGAGAAAG ATCTTAAAGTAAGGGTGGCTCGATCCAGCAACGATGAGACCAACCTACACTGGGTGAAATGTGAAGGATCTGTGCCTGATGGAGCTGTTTCAATTCAAAACACGTATGTGAGTCCGGCTCGCACAGAGTATGTCTGCAAATCTAGTTGCCAAGCTGGTTACTACAGCACCAAGGATTCAAAGTGCCACTACCCCTATGGAACACGAGAAATGTCATCCTCTAGCAACTGCTATATCCTGGTGAACAGAGATAACTTTGAGCTTCTGGAGTGGAAGGACGGTTACGATGGTTCAGTGCCAGAAATCGCAGTCAGTACATGCGAAAACAATAAGATATATGTAGGGAAGAGTGCGTATGGTCTCGGGAAAATAGATCCTTCTAACCACTGCTTATATTATGTTTGGAACGGTGCCGAGACGTGTACCAAGACGTACCAGGCTCTGACTGTGAATAAAAACATTATTGAACAGACCATGAAAGATGTGAAATTCCAGACTGAAGGGGTTTCTGTTATTGTGGGTAAACCAGAAGTTATGCGCAGTTCTACCGTCAAAAACCAGCACTGTCATGAAGTTAAAGATGCAGTTACCCTCACCAAAGACATTTCGACAGAGGAAAGGTGGGATGTCATTAATTCAGTAACATTTGATGTCAAAACTACTGTCACAGCTGGGTTTCCTGACATTGGCTCTGGAACACTTGAGATTGGCACGGAGGCAACGTGGGAGTTTACTAAGGGAGACAGTCAGACTGATACTCAGTCGTACTCTATTTCTGTGCCAGTGCCAGTTCCACCAAAACAGTCCTGTACTGTCAGTATGCTTGCGCAGGTGAACAAAGCAGACATCCCTTTCACAGCAACCTTGATCCGCACCTACGGCAGTGGCCAGAAAACTCAGACAAAAGCCAAAGGGGTCTTTAGGATGACCCAGATAGCAGAAATCCAAGCTAACATAGAACAATGTACCATCATAGGTGATGTGAAAGATTGTCCAAAGGCTTCAAAATAA